The Carettochelys insculpta isolate YL-2023 chromosome 23, ASM3395843v1, whole genome shotgun sequence genome has a window encoding:
- the LOC142025599 gene encoding transmembrane protein 82-like isoform X1, which produces MERARPPPPVSVSPHVDLVLGATACCLACVFTNPLEVVKTRLQLQGELRPRGTYRRRYRGVLQALAAVSRADGLRGLQKGLGAGLLYQGLMNGVRFYCYSHAEDSGLTQRRGGTVAAGALAGALGAFVGSPAYLVKTHLQAQTVAAMAVGHQHNHQGVSSAFETIYRKQGLMGLWRGVNGAVPRVMVGSAVQLATFTSAKDWVEGLKWLKEGSWMVALAGGMISSVAVAVAMTPFDVVSTRLYNQPVDERGVTFEPDVSRAGPRAPHLGEMLSFEFLTSRLPGFPSLAWGSSLLDSLLQGLIGACAVSVLCSLVKIYLYIQCLNDPDRQKEKESIRSQWSVLDHVHLLLLTLIFTVVGYRVAALVVLEFSLRAVSMLLSLNKGTHSSQLYLLCQYSLGCGVSCSLSYLLEGAPHRTCNLILSLGLAGLITCYVWRLARHVCTMYELHSKERYCGVCIFLLPTWHGIPTLLCNALKITFVVADLAAVTLINRDFLTTSEAVRFWTPLTICYTLLVIYMQEEQRQNPSEQMVYQTVFVRMGGLLILLMTVGRWMDIMNIFISLVGEIWCLVRAGVMLDICRTQDFSQRFPEPSSRQPEMGLEARGRKSSSLTQSSSGGAAAER; this is translated from the exons ATGGAGCGCGCCCGCCCGCCGCCCCCCGTCTCCGTCTCGCCGCACGTGGACCTGGTGCTGGGCGCCACGGCCTGCTGCCTGGCCTGCGTCTTCACCAACCCGCTGGAGGTGGTGAAGAcgcggctgcagctgcagggggagctgcgcCCGCGGGGCACCTACCGCCGGCGCTACCgcggggtgctgcaggccctggcggCGGTCAGCCGGGCCGACGGGCtgcgggggctgcagaaggggctgggggccgggctgcTCTACCAGGGGCTGATGAACGGGGTCCGCTTCTACTGCTACTCCCACGCCGAGGACAGCGGCCTGACGCAGCGGCGCGGCGGCACCGTGGCGGCGGGGGCCCTCGCTGGGGCGCTGGGCGCTTTTGTGGGCAGCCCGGCTTATCTG GTCAAAACGCATCTGCAAGCCCAGACGGTAGCAGCCATGGCGGTGGGGCATCAGCACAACCACCAG GGTGTCTCCAGTGCCTTTGAGACCATCTACAGGAAGCAGGGGCTGATGGGCCTGTGGCGAGGGGTGAATGGCGCCGTGCCCCGTGTCATGGTGGGCTCTGCAGTGCAGCTGGCCACCTTCACGTCAGCCAAGGACTGGGTCGAGGGCCTCAAG TGGCTCAAAGAGGGCAGCTGGATGGTGGCCTTGGCAGGAGGCATGATCAGCAGCGTGGCCGTGGCCGTGGCGATGACTCCCTTTGACGTGGTCAGCACTAGGCTCTATAACCAGCCTGTGGACGAGCGGGGCGTG ACCTTTGAGCCTGACGTCAGCAGAGCCgggcccagggccccacacctgggggAAATGCTCTCCTTTGAGTTCCTGACCTCCcggctccctggcttccccagcttGGCCTGGGGTTCCAGCCTGCTGGACTCCCTCTTGCAAG GGCTAATAGGAGCCTGTGCGGTCTCTGTCCTCTGCAGCCTGGTGAAGATCTACCTCTACATCCAGTGTCTGAA TGACCCCGACAGGCAGAAGGAGAAGGAGTCCATccgctctcagtggtctgtgttgGATCACGTGCACCTTCTCCTACTGACGTTGATTTTCACGGTGGTTGGGTACCGCGTGGCTGCCTTGGTGGTGCTGGAGTTTTCCCTCAGGGCAGTGTCTATGCTGCTGTCCCTGAATAAG ggcacccacagcagcCAGTTGTACCTGCTGTGCCAATACTCCTTGGGGTGCGGCGTCTCCTGCAGCCTCAGCTACCTCCTGGAGGGGGCTCCCCACCGCACCTGCAACCTGATCCTCAGCTTGGGCCTGGCCGGTCTCATCACCTGCTATGTTTGGAGGCTGGCCCGGCACGTCTGCACCATGTACGAGCTGCACAGCAAAGAGCGCTACTGTGGGGTCTGCATTTTCCTGCTCCCCACCTGGCATGgcatccccaccctgctctgcaaTGCCCTCAAGATCACCTTCGTCGTGGCTGACCTGGCGGCTGTCACACTGATCAACAGGGACTTCCTCACCACCTCGGAGGCCGTACGCTTCTGGACGCCGCTCACCATCTGCTACACGCTTCTGGTCATCTACATGCAAG aggagcagagGCAGAACCCCAGTGAGCAGATGGTCTATCAGACGGTGTTTGTGAGGATGGGAGGCCTCCTCATCCTCCTAATGACCGTGGGCCGCTGGATGGACATCATGAACATCTTCATCTCGCTAGTGGGAGAGATCTGGTGCCTGGTTCGGGCAGGAGTCATGCTGGACATCTGCCGGACACAG GATTTTTCTCAAAGGTTCCCAGAACCCAGTTCCAGGCAGCCCGAGATGGGGCTTGAGGCCCGTGGCAGAAAGTCCAGCTCACTGACCCAGTCCTCGAGTGGAGGGGCGGCAGCTGAGAGGTGA
- the LOC142025599 gene encoding solute carrier family 25 member 34-like isoform X2 translates to MERARPPPPVSVSPHVDLVLGATACCLACVFTNPLEVVKTRLQLQGELRPRGTYRRRYRGVLQALAAVSRADGLRGLQKGLGAGLLYQGLMNGVRFYCYSHAEDSGLTQRRGGTVAAGALAGALGAFVGSPAYLVKTHLQAQTVAAMAVGHQHNHQGVSSAFETIYRKQGLMGLWRGVNGAVPRVMVGSAVQLATFTSAKDWVEGLKWLKEGSWMVALAGGMISSVAVAVAMTPFDVVSTRLYNQPVDERGVGKYYRGFLDCFVQIYRKESILALYKGIGPAYLRLGPHTILSLLFWDELRKLTHRHQQHGA, encoded by the exons ATGGAGCGCGCCCGCCCGCCGCCCCCCGTCTCCGTCTCGCCGCACGTGGACCTGGTGCTGGGCGCCACGGCCTGCTGCCTGGCCTGCGTCTTCACCAACCCGCTGGAGGTGGTGAAGAcgcggctgcagctgcagggggagctgcgcCCGCGGGGCACCTACCGCCGGCGCTACCgcggggtgctgcaggccctggcggCGGTCAGCCGGGCCGACGGGCtgcgggggctgcagaaggggctgggggccgggctgcTCTACCAGGGGCTGATGAACGGGGTCCGCTTCTACTGCTACTCCCACGCCGAGGACAGCGGCCTGACGCAGCGGCGCGGCGGCACCGTGGCGGCGGGGGCCCTCGCTGGGGCGCTGGGCGCTTTTGTGGGCAGCCCGGCTTATCTG GTCAAAACGCATCTGCAAGCCCAGACGGTAGCAGCCATGGCGGTGGGGCATCAGCACAACCACCAG GGTGTCTCCAGTGCCTTTGAGACCATCTACAGGAAGCAGGGGCTGATGGGCCTGTGGCGAGGGGTGAATGGCGCCGTGCCCCGTGTCATGGTGGGCTCTGCAGTGCAGCTGGCCACCTTCACGTCAGCCAAGGACTGGGTCGAGGGCCTCAAG TGGCTCAAAGAGGGCAGCTGGATGGTGGCCTTGGCAGGAGGCATGATCAGCAGCGTGGCCGTGGCCGTGGCGATGACTCCCTTTGACGTGGTCAGCACTAGGCTCTATAACCAGCCTGTGGACGAGCGGGGCGTG GGGAAGTATTACCGAGGGTTCCTCGACTGCTTTGTGCAGATCTACAGGAAAGAGAGCATCCTGGCTCTGTATAAAGGGATCGGCCCTGCCTACCTGCGCCTGGGACCTCACACCATCCTCAGCCTGCTCTTCTGGGACGAACTCAGGAAGCTCACCCACCGCCATCAGCAGCACGGAGCTTAA